Proteins from one Streptococcus mitis B6 genomic window:
- a CDS encoding ABC transporter substrate-binding protein — translation MLENDNHGNLVPSFAEDWSVSSGGLTYTYKLRKDAKWFTADGE, via the coding sequence TTGCTTGAAAATGATAATCATGGGAACCTAGTTCCATCTTTTGCAGAAGACTGGTCTGTTTCAAGCGGCGGTCTGACTTATACCTATAAATTGAGAAAAGATGCCAAATGGTTTACGGCTGACGGTGAATAA